A genome region from Mammaliicoccus sp. Marseille-Q6498 includes the following:
- a CDS encoding HIT family protein gives MSETIFSKIIKGEIPSYKIYENDYVYAFLDISQVTKGHTLLIPKKASANIYETDPETMKHLAEALPIVAKAIKKSFNPDGLNIIQNNGEFASQSVFHIHFHLIPRYENDIDGFGYIWNTNEDKIDDTKKEEIAKTIQSNLD, from the coding sequence ATGTCAGAAACGATATTCAGCAAGATCATTAAAGGCGAAATACCTTCATACAAAATTTACGAAAATGATTATGTATATGCATTTTTAGATATTTCGCAGGTTACTAAAGGTCACACTTTACTAATACCTAAGAAGGCATCAGCAAACATATATGAAACAGATCCTGAAACAATGAAGCATTTAGCAGAAGCTTTACCGATTGTTGCTAAAGCAATTAAAAAGTCATTTAACCCAGATGGACTTAACATCATTCAAAATAATGGAGAGTTCGCATCTCAATCTGTATTTCATATCCACTTCCACCTCATTCCTAGATATGAGAATGACATCGATGGTTTTGGCTATATTTGGAATACAAACGAAGACAAAATAGACGATACTAAAAAAGAAGAAATAGCAAAAACGATACAATCAAATTTAGATTAA
- a CDS encoding YtxH domain-containing protein — protein MKFSRLALGVGVGLATGFTTAILNTDRSGDALKTDLKSTKDDSKIQLSEIKENALEIKNYVLKTKDESQIAIQSLSEEIKTMINEFKADINPNIEQIQKNIENISNRGNEIQKEIQNTKLPFLKK, from the coding sequence ATGAAATTTTCAAGACTTGCTTTAGGTGTAGGCGTAGGACTAGCTACTGGTTTTACTACAGCAATATTAAATACAGATCGCTCAGGTGACGCTTTAAAAACTGACTTGAAATCAACAAAAGACGACTCAAAAATTCAACTTAGCGAAATTAAAGAAAATGCACTTGAAATTAAAAATTACGTATTAAAAACAAAAGACGAAAGTCAAATCGCGATTCAGTCTTTAAGTGAAGAAATTAAAACAATGATTAATGAATTTAAAGCAGATATTAACCCTAATATCGAACAAATTCAAAAAAATATTGAAAATATTTCGAATCGTGGTAATGAAATTCAAAAAGAAATTCAAAATACAAAACTTCCATTTCTAAAAAAATAG
- a CDS encoding ABC transporter ATP-binding protein, which translates to MTIKVNNLTGGYGKKAVIHDISFECKPNEVVGLIGLNGAGKSTTIKHLLGLLTPQQGEMTINNIDIKEDIEAYRRNLTYIPESPVLYDELTLEEHIYMTAMAYGIDKETALERAMPLLKRLRLDNELKVFPIHFSKGMKQKVMIVCAFLVEPSQYIIDEPFLGLDPLGIQTMLDLIVERRNQGSSVLMSTHILATAERYCDRFIILHQGKLIAMGNLDELRELTGLTDATLDDIYIHLTQGEAYE; encoded by the coding sequence GTGACAATTAAAGTGAATAATTTAACGGGTGGTTATGGTAAAAAAGCTGTAATCCATGATATCTCATTTGAATGTAAACCTAATGAAGTTGTCGGTTTAATAGGTTTAAATGGAGCAGGGAAGAGTACTACAATTAAACATTTATTAGGCTTATTAACACCACAACAAGGTGAGATGACGATCAATAATATTGATATTAAAGAAGATATAGAAGCATATAGAAGAAATCTGACATATATTCCGGAAAGCCCGGTATTATATGATGAATTAACTTTAGAAGAACACATCTATATGACTGCAATGGCGTATGGTATTGATAAAGAAACGGCACTTGAACGTGCGATGCCACTTTTGAAAAGGTTGAGATTAGATAATGAATTAAAAGTATTTCCAATTCATTTTTCTAAAGGTATGAAACAAAAAGTAATGATTGTGTGTGCGTTCTTAGTTGAACCATCACAATATATTATTGACGAACCATTTCTTGGATTAGATCCACTTGGTATACAAACGATGTTAGATTTGATTGTTGAAAGAAGAAATCAAGGTTCATCTGTTTTAATGTCAACACATATTCTAGCAACTGCAGAAAGATATTGTGATCGATTTATTATTCTTCATCAAGGTAAACTAATTGCGATGGGGAACCTTGACGAATTGCGAGAATTGACTGGTTTAACAGATGCAACATTGGATGATATTTATATACATTTAACACAAGGTGAAGCATATGAATGA